One region of Rhodocaloribacter litoris genomic DNA includes:
- a CDS encoding RNA polymerase sigma factor, producing the protein MTTTSPSQETLWQAALDGDRAAFNRLVEPHLNELLRAARRDIGYHRFMKDLLPADLTPEELVGETLVRAWYSRREKPEAVRLRAWLLGTQHRVLQKLIEREKTNRALWAVSLEAPLPPEPLYDDEESFWEWYQPDDITKWEDVFPDDVPLPDEQLADEEAIDRLATVPRQALLLRDVHKLTIPEVAYALQLSVAETVTILREAREQVRAGRQAED; encoded by the coding sequence ATGACCACGACCTCGCCTTCACAGGAGACCCTCTGGCAGGCCGCCCTCGACGGCGACCGGGCGGCCTTCAACCGCCTGGTGGAGCCCCACCTGAACGAACTCCTTCGCGCCGCCCGCAGGGACATCGGCTACCATCGCTTCATGAAGGACCTGCTGCCGGCCGACCTGACGCCGGAAGAGCTCGTCGGCGAGACGCTGGTGCGGGCCTGGTACAGCCGCCGGGAGAAGCCCGAGGCGGTGCGCCTGCGGGCCTGGCTGCTGGGCACCCAGCATCGGGTGCTGCAGAAGCTGATCGAGCGGGAGAAGACGAACCGGGCCCTGTGGGCCGTCTCGCTGGAGGCGCCGCTGCCGCCTGAGCCGCTCTACGACGACGAGGAGTCGTTCTGGGAATGGTACCAGCCCGACGACATCACCAAGTGGGAGGACGTCTTCCCGGACGATGTGCCCCTGCCCGACGAGCAGCTGGCCGACGAGGAGGCCATCGACCGGCTGGCCACGGTGCCGCGTCAGGCGCTGCTGCTGCGCGACGTGCACAAGCTCACCATCCCCGAGGTGGCCTACGCCCTGCAACTCTCCGTCGCCGAGACGGTGACGATCCTGCGCGAGGCCCGCGAGCAGGTCCGCGCCGGGCGCCAGGCGGAGGACTGA
- a CDS encoding TerC family protein, with the protein MDWLTDPEIWIALATLTSLEIVLGIDNIVFISILAGKLPAHQQARARTLGLALALIGRLVLLFSLAWIMRLTTPLFEVFSYEISGRDLILIGGGLFLLAKSTHEIHNKLEGEENGQEAGQGVTFAGVLTQILLLDLVFSLDSVITAVGMVEQVPVMVAAIVIAIIIMMLSARAVSAFIHRHPTVKMLALSFLLLVGVALIAEGLDLHIPRGYIYFAMAFSVFVEMLNLKVRQRKARAAARPVELRKMPVLEEKP; encoded by the coding sequence TTGGACTGGCTCACCGACCCGGAAATCTGGATCGCGCTGGCGACGCTCACCTCGCTGGAGATCGTCCTCGGCATCGATAACATCGTCTTCATCTCCATCCTGGCGGGCAAGCTGCCGGCGCACCAGCAGGCCCGGGCGCGCACGCTGGGGCTGGCGCTGGCCCTCATCGGGCGGCTGGTGCTGTTGTTCTCGCTGGCCTGGATCATGCGGCTGACCACCCCCCTGTTCGAGGTCTTCAGCTACGAGATCTCGGGGCGCGACCTGATCCTCATCGGGGGCGGGCTGTTCCTGCTGGCCAAGAGCACCCACGAGATCCACAACAAACTCGAAGGGGAGGAGAACGGTCAGGAAGCCGGGCAGGGCGTCACCTTCGCCGGCGTGCTGACCCAGATCCTGCTGCTCGACCTCGTCTTCTCGCTCGACTCGGTCATCACGGCCGTCGGCATGGTCGAGCAGGTCCCCGTGATGGTGGCGGCCATCGTGATCGCCATCATTATCATGATGCTCAGCGCCCGGGCCGTCTCGGCGTTCATCCACCGGCACCCGACGGTGAAGATGCTGGCGCTGTCGTTCCTGCTGCTCGTGGGCGTGGCCCTCATCGCCGAGGGGCTGGACCTGCACATTCCGCGCGGCTACATCTACTTCGCGATGGCCTTCTCGGTGTTCGTCGAGATGCTCAACCTGAAGGTGCGCCAGCGCAAGGCCCGGGCCGCCGCCCGGCCGGTGGAGCTACGCAAGATGCCGGTGCTCGAAGAGAAGCCGTGA
- the dnaB gene encoding replicative DNA helicase: MADHEDLPQRPFNIDDEGQPYPLEKLMRGGRRHRAEAASPGGRVPPQAVDVEQSVLGAMLIEREAIPRAIEILPPDAFYSAKHQKIYLAILSLFERGNPVDLITLTEELRRRGELDDVGGAYYISELTTKVASAANVEYHARIIAEKSLLRKMIETMTGLIGRGYDPGADAFELLDQAEAEIFRISDTQLRRAAASMNEVLKETLAQLEAIHGREGGITGVPSGFTRLDEMTGGWQKSDLIIIAARPSMGKCLAYDSEILLEDGSLVTIEALYRRRRARLLTLHANGRFGFTEPSAYVDDGLKPVFRVRTRLGRSIETTLTHPFLTIEGWKPLSALRVGDHVAVPRRLDVFGSVTLPAHRVKLLAYLIGDGCLTKTCPEFTNGNPALREDFARAVEAFGGLTTTVSTSGGRRTSTLRVASDAAATIRNRRAFARTLTSMLQDHPAGTADVAGAVGVTRRAVEEWQAGTPAPRAAPFERFCDALDVPAATLAPEGHAAMSRSSQNALTRWLQALGLWGCSAHTKHIPAVVFTLQKPLVALFLNRLFATDGWATVLRSGQPQLGYATASERLARQVQHLLLRFGIIARLKERRVKYRAGRRTAWQLDITDARSIETFVREIGMFGKEEALACVREALRGRRYQTNRDLVPVGVWEQLRAAKGAASWQALGQKAGLRGYTNLHVGKRALSRDRLRRLAGALDHAGLKNLAESEVYWDEIVAIEAVGVKQVYDLTIPETHNFVANDICVHNTAFSLACARNAALHPTMGTGVAIFSLEMSAQQLAQRLLTSEARVDAQAARTGRLSEDDWPRLARAAGRLSAAPIFIDDTPGLSILELRAKCRRLKAEHDIGLVIVDYLQLMHGTNLSRSANREQEIAQISRSLKSLAKELDVPVIALSQLSRAVETRGGDKRPQLSDLRESGCLTGDTLVTRADTGRRVPLRDLVERYPHGGFDVWAVDPATLKLVRAPVSRAFPTGVKPVYKITTRLGRTIRATANHKFLTVEGWKRLDALSPEEHLALPRHVAQPERSGQASLHTHEANTNRDVIPRSVWQALVVPAMKRAGLTTRQMQARLGHQYCGTALYQTNLSRDRARRVAAVVGAGLLARLAESDLYWDQIVSIEPDGVEEVFDLTVPGPHNFVANDIVVHNSIEQDADVVMFIYRPERYGITVDEHGNSTEGLAEIIIGKQRNGPIGDVRLAFVKHFARFENLTMHYTPDGHDDAGLGRGDGFGAPPIPPDDEAPF, from the coding sequence ATGGCGGACCACGAAGACCTTCCCCAGCGACCCTTCAACATCGACGACGAGGGCCAGCCGTACCCGCTCGAAAAGCTGATGCGCGGGGGCCGGCGCCATCGTGCCGAGGCCGCTTCCCCGGGCGGGCGTGTGCCGCCGCAGGCGGTCGACGTGGAGCAGTCCGTCCTCGGGGCGATGCTCATCGAGCGGGAAGCCATCCCCCGCGCCATCGAGATCCTGCCGCCGGACGCCTTCTACAGCGCGAAGCATCAGAAGATCTACCTGGCCATCCTGAGCCTCTTCGAACGCGGTAATCCCGTCGACCTGATCACGCTCACGGAAGAGCTCCGGCGCCGGGGCGAACTCGACGACGTCGGCGGGGCCTACTACATCTCCGAGCTGACGACGAAGGTGGCCTCGGCGGCCAACGTGGAGTATCACGCCCGGATCATCGCCGAGAAGTCGCTCCTGCGAAAGATGATCGAGACGATGACCGGGCTGATCGGCCGGGGCTACGACCCCGGGGCGGATGCCTTCGAGCTGCTCGACCAGGCCGAGGCCGAGATCTTCCGCATCTCGGACACGCAGCTTCGCCGGGCCGCCGCGTCGATGAACGAGGTGCTCAAGGAGACGCTGGCGCAACTCGAGGCGATCCACGGGCGCGAGGGCGGCATCACCGGCGTGCCCAGCGGCTTCACCCGCCTCGACGAGATGACCGGCGGCTGGCAGAAGTCGGACCTGATCATCATCGCCGCGCGCCCGTCGATGGGGAAATGCCTGGCGTATGACAGTGAGATCCTTCTGGAAGACGGGAGCCTGGTCACCATCGAAGCGCTCTACCGGCGGCGGCGGGCCCGGCTGCTGACCCTGCACGCCAACGGGCGCTTCGGGTTCACCGAGCCCTCGGCGTACGTCGACGATGGCCTCAAGCCGGTCTTCCGGGTGCGCACCCGGCTGGGGCGCTCGATCGAGACCACCCTGACCCATCCGTTCCTCACCATCGAAGGCTGGAAGCCGCTCTCGGCCCTGCGGGTGGGCGACCATGTGGCCGTCCCGCGCCGCCTCGACGTCTTCGGCAGCGTAACCCTTCCGGCGCACCGGGTCAAGCTGCTGGCCTACCTCATCGGTGACGGCTGTCTGACCAAGACGTGCCCCGAGTTCACCAACGGCAACCCGGCCCTCCGCGAGGATTTCGCCCGGGCCGTGGAGGCCTTCGGCGGGCTGACCACGACGGTATCGACCTCGGGCGGGCGGCGCACGTCCACCCTCCGTGTGGCGAGCGATGCGGCCGCGACGATCCGGAACCGCCGGGCTTTTGCACGCACCCTCACGTCGATGCTGCAGGATCATCCTGCTGGCACGGCAGACGTAGCGGGGGCCGTTGGCGTGACGCGCAGGGCCGTGGAGGAATGGCAGGCCGGGACGCCGGCTCCCCGTGCCGCACCTTTCGAGCGCTTCTGCGACGCGCTGGACGTGCCGGCGGCCACGCTGGCGCCCGAGGGACATGCGGCCATGAGCCGGTCCAGCCAGAACGCCCTCACCCGGTGGCTCCAGGCCCTGGGCCTCTGGGGATGCTCGGCCCACACCAAGCACATCCCGGCCGTGGTCTTCACCCTCCAGAAGCCACTCGTCGCGCTGTTCCTGAACCGCCTGTTTGCCACCGATGGCTGGGCGACGGTGCTCCGCAGCGGGCAGCCGCAGCTCGGCTATGCCACGGCCAGCGAGCGGCTGGCGCGTCAGGTCCAGCACCTGTTGCTGCGTTTCGGCATCATCGCGCGCCTGAAAGAGCGCCGGGTGAAATACCGGGCGGGGCGGCGCACGGCCTGGCAGCTCGACATCACCGACGCCCGCTCCATCGAGACGTTCGTGCGGGAGATTGGTATGTTCGGCAAAGAGGAGGCGCTGGCGTGCGTCCGGGAAGCGCTCCGAGGGCGACGGTACCAGACCAACCGCGATCTGGTCCCGGTCGGGGTCTGGGAGCAGCTGCGGGCCGCGAAAGGGGCGGCGTCGTGGCAGGCGCTGGGCCAGAAGGCCGGCCTCCGGGGCTATACGAACCTGCACGTTGGGAAACGCGCGCTCAGCCGGGATCGGCTCCGGCGCCTGGCCGGGGCGCTGGACCATGCCGGCCTGAAAAATCTGGCCGAGAGCGAGGTGTACTGGGACGAGATCGTGGCCATCGAGGCCGTGGGGGTGAAGCAGGTCTACGACCTGACCATTCCGGAGACGCACAACTTCGTTGCCAACGACATCTGCGTGCATAACACCGCCTTTTCGCTGGCCTGTGCGCGGAACGCGGCGTTGCACCCCACGATGGGCACCGGCGTGGCGATCTTCTCGCTGGAGATGAGCGCCCAGCAGCTGGCGCAGCGCCTGCTCACGTCCGAGGCCCGCGTCGACGCACAGGCGGCCCGCACCGGCCGCCTCAGTGAAGACGACTGGCCGCGCCTGGCCCGGGCCGCCGGCCGCCTCTCGGCCGCCCCCATCTTCATCGACGACACGCCGGGCCTCTCCATCCTGGAGCTCCGCGCCAAGTGCCGCCGCCTCAAAGCCGAGCACGATATCGGGCTCGTCATCGTGGACTACCTCCAGCTCATGCACGGGACCAACCTCTCGCGTAGCGCCAACCGCGAGCAGGAGATCGCCCAGATCTCGCGCTCGCTCAAGAGCCTGGCCAAAGAGCTGGACGTGCCCGTCATCGCCCTCTCGCAGCTCAGCCGCGCCGTTGAGACGCGCGGCGGCGACAAACGCCCGCAGCTCTCCGACCTCCGCGAGTCCGGCTGCCTCACCGGCGACACGCTCGTCACGCGGGCCGATACGGGCCGACGCGTCCCCCTCCGCGACCTGGTGGAACGCTATCCCCACGGCGGGTTCGACGTGTGGGCGGTAGATCCCGCGACCCTCAAGCTGGTCCGAGCCCCCGTCAGCCGGGCCTTTCCCACGGGCGTCAAGCCGGTCTACAAGATCACGACCCGCCTCGGCCGCACCATCCGCGCAACGGCCAACCACAAATTCCTGACGGTGGAGGGCTGGAAACGCCTGGATGCCCTCTCCCCGGAAGAACACCTTGCGCTCCCCCGGCACGTCGCCCAGCCGGAACGATCCGGGCAAGCATCTCTGCACACCCACGAGGCGAATACCAACCGGGACGTGATCCCCCGGAGCGTCTGGCAGGCGCTGGTGGTGCCGGCCATGAAACGCGCCGGCCTCACCACCCGCCAGATGCAGGCCCGCCTGGGCCATCAGTATTGTGGAACGGCTCTGTATCAGACCAACCTGAGCCGGGATCGCGCACGCCGCGTCGCTGCCGTGGTGGGGGCGGGCCTGCTCGCCCGCCTGGCGGAAAGCGATCTCTACTGGGACCAGATCGTCTCCATCGAACCCGATGGCGTGGAGGAGGTATTCGACCTCACCGTCCCCGGTCCGCACAATTTCGTCGCCAACGACATCGTCGTGCATAACTCGATCGAGCAGGACGCCGACGTGGTGATGTTCATCTACCGGCCCGAGCGCTACGGCATCACGGTCGACGAGCACGGCAACTCCACCGAGGGGCTGGCCGAGATCATCATCGGCAAACAGCGTAACGGCCCCATCGGCGACGTCCGCCTGGCCTTCGTCAAGCACTTCGCCCGCTTCGAGAACCTGACGATGCACTACACGCCCGACGGGCACGACGACGCCGGCCTGGGGCGTGGCGACGGCTTCGGGGCGCCCCCTATCCCGCCGGACGACGAGGCGCCGTTCTGA
- a CDS encoding uracil-DNA glycosylase translates to MPTLDLFGNPVAPDEDPALSPYERIAALIPPESPLRRMNTLDEVARYVAETVLIPLDAQRLNPVFGTGDPNADLMVIGEAPGADEDRQGEPFVGRAGQLLNKILEAIHFRRDQVYICNILKSRPPNNRDPLPAEIEAHLPILYKQIELVRPRLLLCVGKTAGNALLGRQSSLASLRGKFHDFHGLPLMVTYHPAALLRNPQWKRPTWEDVKLLRTRYDQLTGHTQAPPHPSNG, encoded by the coding sequence ATGCCCACGCTCGATCTGTTCGGCAACCCCGTCGCCCCGGATGAAGACCCTGCCCTCTCGCCCTACGAACGGATCGCCGCGCTCATCCCGCCGGAATCTCCCCTGCGCCGCATGAACACGCTCGACGAGGTGGCCCGTTATGTGGCGGAGACGGTCCTCATCCCCCTCGACGCGCAGCGGCTCAACCCCGTCTTCGGCACGGGCGACCCGAACGCGGACCTGATGGTCATCGGCGAGGCGCCGGGGGCGGATGAAGACCGGCAGGGCGAACCCTTCGTGGGACGGGCCGGGCAGCTGCTCAACAAGATCCTGGAAGCCATCCACTTCAGGCGGGACCAGGTCTACATCTGCAACATTCTGAAGAGCCGTCCTCCCAACAACCGGGACCCGCTGCCCGCCGAGATCGAGGCGCACCTTCCCATCCTCTACAAGCAGATCGAACTCGTCCGGCCCAGGCTCCTGCTGTGTGTGGGCAAAACCGCCGGCAATGCCCTGCTCGGGCGGCAGTCATCGCTGGCATCGTTGCGTGGCAAGTTCCACGATTTCCACGGGTTACCGTTGATGGTGACCTACCATCCGGCGGCGCTTTTGCGCAACCCGCAGTGGAAACGTCCGACCTGGGAGGACGTTAAGCTGCTCCGCACGCGCTACGACCAGCTCACCGGGCACACCCAGGCCCCCCCGCATCCCTCGAACGGCTGA
- a CDS encoding rhodanese-like domain-containing protein, producing MRIRTLPLLFTLVLSGAACRDEAPQAPEPAPEATATVVREVPPDTLAARLAAERPPLVLDVRTPEEYAGGHVPGALNIPHTEVAARLGELAPYRDREIVLYCRSGRRAGIAADVLKEAGFSRLAHLSGDMPGWAARGLPVEQ from the coding sequence ATGCGCATCCGTACCCTGCCGCTCCTGTTCACGCTCGTGCTCTCCGGCGCGGCCTGCCGGGACGAGGCCCCCCAGGCGCCGGAGCCCGCCCCCGAAGCCACGGCCACCGTCGTGCGCGAGGTGCCGCCGGACACGCTCGCCGCCCGCCTCGCCGCCGAAAGGCCCCCCCTCGTCCTCGACGTGCGGACGCCGGAGGAATACGCCGGGGGGCACGTCCCCGGCGCGCTGAACATCCCGCACACCGAGGTGGCCGCCCGGCTCGGCGAGCTGGCGCCGTACCGGGACCGGGAGATCGTCCTCTACTGCCGCAGCGGCCGCCGCGCCGGAATCGCCGCCGACGTGCTGAAAGAGGCGGGCTTCTCCCGGCTGGCCCACCTCTCGGGCGACATGCCGGGCTGGGCCGCCCGGGGGCTGCCGGTGGAGCAATGA
- a CDS encoding multiheme c-type cytochrome: MSHLASLLGLCVFLLAACRTTPDVPPGVVPLSARFDSLAQPYAFALPVLAPVEGVGGVRAGDCGRCHEAHYAEWRGSTHARALHDLQFQAEITKPDAPKWLCLNCHAPAGNQRASLVTGLDGGDVLRPVTRPNPAFDAQMQAEGVTCAACHVRPDPETGRSVIVGAFETDRAPHPVRVDPAALRDVCRRCHDPQGEPLTRNLVCWFETYRELEEGRAALPPPLRSADCVTCHMPATRRRLAVGFDDLPLRTSHRHWWTGGGVPKTFGAYDSLLARGFAPALDVAWAGLDGVDGGDSLRLTLHLTNRAAGHHLPTADPERFLLALVSLHDAGGDTLASTRLRIGQTWAWNPARKLADHRLRQGETRVWTATLPRPPGPPRGRLDVTVLHVRLTTSNARHMMTGAPAVDEALLPGGRRLVAELPAHYPFATYIYAASLDLATGARRVATPEELIARSKAEQGRPLPERVY; this comes from the coding sequence ATGAGCCATCTCGCGTCGCTGCTCGGCCTGTGCGTGTTTCTTCTGGCCGCGTGCCGCACCACGCCGGACGTCCCCCCCGGCGTGGTGCCGCTCTCGGCCCGGTTCGATTCGCTGGCCCAGCCCTATGCCTTTGCCCTGCCCGTGCTGGCCCCGGTGGAGGGCGTGGGCGGCGTGCGGGCCGGGGACTGCGGCCGGTGCCACGAGGCCCACTACGCCGAGTGGCGGGGCTCGACGCACGCCCGCGCCCTGCACGACCTCCAGTTCCAGGCCGAGATCACCAAACCCGACGCGCCGAAGTGGCTCTGCCTGAACTGCCACGCCCCCGCCGGCAACCAGCGGGCCAGCCTGGTGACAGGCCTCGACGGCGGCGACGTCCTCCGCCCCGTGACGCGGCCCAACCCCGCCTTCGACGCGCAGATGCAGGCCGAGGGGGTGACATGCGCCGCCTGCCACGTGCGCCCCGACCCGGAAACGGGCCGGAGCGTCATCGTCGGCGCGTTCGAGACGGACCGGGCGCCGCACCCGGTGCGCGTGGACCCGGCCGCCCTGCGCGACGTGTGCCGCCGCTGCCACGACCCGCAGGGCGAGCCCCTCACGCGCAACCTGGTATGCTGGTTCGAGACGTACCGCGAGCTGGAGGAAGGACGGGCGGCCCTGCCGCCGCCGCTCCGCTCGGCGGACTGCGTGACGTGCCACATGCCCGCGACGCGCCGCCGCCTGGCCGTCGGGTTCGACGACCTGCCCCTCCGCACGAGTCACCGTCACTGGTGGACGGGCGGCGGCGTGCCCAAGACGTTCGGCGCCTACGACAGCCTCCTGGCGCGGGGTTTCGCGCCGGCCCTGGACGTGGCCTGGGCCGGCCTCGACGGGGTGGACGGCGGCGACTCCCTCCGCCTCACCCTGCACCTTACCAACCGGGCGGCCGGCCACCACCTGCCCACCGCCGACCCCGAGCGCTTCCTCCTCGCGCTCGTCTCCCTCCACGACGCCGGCGGCGACACGCTGGCCTCGACCCGCCTCCGCATCGGGCAGACGTGGGCCTGGAACCCCGCCCGCAAGCTCGCCGACCACCGCCTGCGCCAGGGCGAGACGCGGGTGTGGACGGCCACGCTCCCCCGCCCGCCCGGCCCGCCCCGGGGCCGCCTCGACGTGACCGTCCTCCACGTCCGTCTCACCACGTCGAACGCCCGCCACATGATGACCGGAGCCCCCGCGGTGGACGAAGCGCTGCTGCCCGGCGGGCGCCGCCTCGTGGCCGAGCTGCCCGCCCACTATCCGTTCGCCACGTACATCTACGCGGCCTCGCTCGACCTCGCCACCGGCGCACGACGGGTCGCCACGCCGGAGGAGTTGATCGCCCGCTCGAAGGCCGAGCAGGGACGCCCCCTCCCGGAACGCGTGTACTGA
- a CDS encoding outer membrane lipoprotein-sorting protein has translation MKTRTWCLLLCVVAWWPALPAGAQELSATEIVRRADEKMRGTESSTGEVKMTIVRPTWTREMQLKTWVKGTDYALILVTAPARERGTAFLKRGNEIWNWQPSIDRVVKLPPSMMSQSWMGSDFTNDDLVKESSMVEDFEHRLLGREEVGGRLCYQIELTPRPDAAVVWGKILTWIDRQDFVQMKAEFYDEDGWLVNTMVTTRAGEMGGKVIPIVMEVIPADKPGHKTVMEQLSIEFDKPIPDDFFSIQNMKRLRL, from the coding sequence ATGAAAACGAGAACATGGTGCCTGTTGCTGTGCGTGGTGGCCTGGTGGCCGGCCCTTCCGGCCGGTGCCCAGGAGCTGTCGGCTACCGAGATCGTGCGCCGCGCCGACGAAAAGATGCGCGGCACCGAAAGCAGCACCGGCGAGGTGAAGATGACCATCGTGCGCCCCACCTGGACGCGCGAAATGCAACTCAAGACCTGGGTCAAAGGGACGGACTATGCCCTCATCCTGGTCACCGCGCCGGCCCGCGAGCGAGGCACCGCCTTCCTCAAGCGCGGCAACGAGATCTGGAACTGGCAGCCGAGCATCGACCGCGTGGTCAAGCTGCCGCCCTCGATGATGAGCCAGTCGTGGATGGGCTCCGACTTCACCAACGACGACCTGGTCAAAGAGTCGAGCATGGTCGAGGACTTCGAGCACCGGCTCCTGGGCAGAGAGGAGGTCGGCGGCAGGCTGTGCTACCAGATCGAGCTGACGCCCCGACCCGACGCGGCCGTGGTGTGGGGCAAGATCCTCACCTGGATCGACCGGCAGGATTTCGTGCAGATGAAGGCCGAGTTCTACGACGAAGACGGCTGGCTGGTCAACACCATGGTCACGACCCGGGCCGGAGAAATGGGCGGCAAGGTGATCCCCATCGTCATGGAGGTGATTCCCGCCGACAAGCCCGGCCACAAGACCGTGATGGAGCAGTTGAGCATCGAATTCGACAAACCCATACCCGACGACTTCTTCTCGATCCAGAATATGAAACGGCTGCGCCTCTGA
- a CDS encoding ABC transporter permease codes for MRTLVVLAWRNIWRNKRRTWITAASIFFAVLLSTLMVSIQKGAWDRMEESVVNYYFGYVQIHGRGYWEDRSIDRAFAETDSLRRLVEEIPGVETTVPRLESFALAAHGERTLGVMAVGIDPEREHAMTRLRERLVQGSYFEDDEEAVLVAEGMAERLNTQVGDTLVLLSQGYHGVNAAGKYVVKGLIHFGSPELNRLMVYLPLPVAQYFYGADGLITSIALKVTEKDDVPQILATLQQRLDTTRYEVMDWHQMMPELVEARAVDTAGNYLMLLILYLIVSFGIFGTILMMTAERTYEFGVLVAIGMRRLQLSVEVWLEVLFIAFLGTLLGFLASFPLVYYFHRHPIDLSGSRELAETYAQFGFEPVFPAAFEPMVFLGQAIVVFIITSVLALYPFWKIGRLQPVTAMRH; via the coding sequence ATGCGAACCCTTGTCGTACTGGCCTGGCGCAACATCTGGCGGAACAAGCGCCGCACGTGGATCACGGCGGCTTCCATCTTTTTCGCCGTGCTGCTCTCGACCCTGATGGTGTCCATCCAGAAGGGGGCCTGGGATCGCATGGAAGAGAGCGTGGTCAACTATTACTTCGGCTACGTGCAGATCCACGGCCGGGGCTACTGGGAAGACCGGTCCATCGACCGGGCTTTTGCCGAGACCGACAGCCTGCGGCGCCTGGTCGAGGAGATACCGGGCGTGGAGACGACCGTGCCGCGGCTCGAATCCTTCGCGCTGGCGGCCCACGGCGAGCGCACCCTCGGCGTGATGGCGGTGGGCATAGATCCGGAGCGAGAGCACGCCATGACCCGGTTGCGCGAGCGCCTCGTGCAGGGCAGCTACTTCGAAGACGACGAAGAAGCCGTGCTGGTAGCCGAGGGCATGGCCGAACGCCTGAACACGCAGGTGGGGGATACGCTCGTGCTGTTGAGCCAGGGCTACCATGGCGTCAACGCGGCCGGCAAATATGTGGTGAAGGGCCTGATCCACTTCGGCTCGCCCGAGCTCAACCGGCTGATGGTCTATCTACCCCTGCCGGTGGCCCAGTACTTCTACGGTGCCGACGGGCTGATCACTTCCATTGCACTGAAGGTGACCGAAAAAGACGACGTACCGCAGATCCTGGCCACCCTGCAACAGAGGCTCGACACCACGCGCTACGAGGTGATGGACTGGCACCAGATGATGCCCGAACTGGTGGAGGCGCGTGCCGTGGACACCGCCGGCAACTACCTGATGCTGCTCATTCTGTACCTGATCGTGTCGTTCGGCATCTTCGGCACCATCCTGATGATGACGGCCGAGCGCACGTACGAGTTCGGCGTGCTGGTGGCCATCGGCATGCGGCGCCTCCAGCTCTCGGTCGAGGTGTGGCTGGAGGTCCTGTTCATCGCCTTTCTGGGCACGCTGCTGGGCTTTCTGGCCAGCTTCCCGCTGGTGTACTACTTTCACCGGCACCCGATCGACCTGTCGGGCTCCAGAGAGCTGGCCGAGACCTACGCGCAGTTCGGCTTCGAGCCGGTTTTCCCGGCGGCCTTCGAGCCGATGGTGTTTCTGGGCCAGGCCATCGTGGTGTTCATCATCACCTCGGTGCTGGCGTTGTACCCGTTCTGGAAAATCGGCCGCCTGCAGCCGGTGACGGCCATGCGCCACTGA
- a CDS encoding ABC transporter permease: protein MLLKIAWRNIWRSPVRSWVVIVAIALGVWAVIFLMGFSTGMANSYVDSAIRLEVGHLQVHHPEYLTDREVQFVLPQADSVANLIAAGPGVQAVSVRTLVGGMLSSARGSHGLRVRGVDPAEEAALSQLDRKLVEGAYLPEGRRNALYLGKKLADRLGVRLRSRVVLTFQDLEGNITSAAFRVAGLFDVENNAFEEGTALVRREDLNRVLGRPGAAHEIAVLLEDAALADTVAARLRNRLPGLDVQTYMQLSPEIRLFESQISASVYIIMVIVMLGLIFGIINTMLMAVLERVRELGMLMAIGMNKLRVFAMIMLETLLLGLVGAPLGIAVGSVMIRWYARHGLDLSRYAQEGLSEFGMSAVIFPDVYPGMYVELAAAVLITAVLGSLYPAWKAVRLRPVEALRKL from the coding sequence ATGCTGCTGAAGATAGCCTGGCGAAATATCTGGCGAAGCCCCGTACGCAGCTGGGTGGTGATCGTGGCCATCGCCCTGGGCGTGTGGGCGGTGATCTTCCTGATGGGCTTTTCTACCGGGATGGCCAACAGCTACGTGGACAGCGCCATCCGCCTGGAGGTGGGCCACCTCCAGGTGCACCACCCGGAGTACCTGACCGACCGCGAGGTGCAGTTCGTGCTGCCGCAAGCCGACTCGGTGGCGAACCTGATTGCCGCCGGGCCGGGCGTGCAGGCCGTGAGCGTGCGCACGCTCGTCGGCGGCATGCTGTCGTCGGCGCGGGGTAGCCATGGCCTGCGGGTGCGTGGTGTAGATCCTGCCGAAGAGGCAGCCCTCTCGCAGCTCGACCGGAAGCTGGTGGAGGGCGCCTACCTGCCCGAAGGGCGCCGCAATGCCCTCTACCTGGGAAAGAAGCTGGCCGACCGGCTGGGCGTGCGCCTGCGCTCGCGGGTGGTGCTCACCTTCCAGGACCTGGAGGGCAACATCACCTCGGCGGCTTTTCGCGTGGCCGGCCTGTTCGACGTGGAGAACAATGCCTTCGAGGAGGGCACGGCCCTGGTACGCCGTGAAGACCTGAACCGCGTGCTGGGCCGGCCCGGCGCCGCCCACGAAATCGCCGTCTTGCTGGAGGATGCCGCTCTGGCCGACACGGTGGCGGCCCGCCTGCGCAACCGCCTGCCCGGGCTCGACGTGCAGACCTACATGCAGCTCTCGCCCGAGATCCGGCTGTTCGAGTCGCAGATTTCCGCCTCGGTCTATATCATCATGGTCATTGTGATGCTGGGGCTCATCTTCGGCATCATCAACACCATGCTGATGGCGGTGCTGGAGCGCGTGCGGGAGCTGGGCATGCTCATGGCTATCGGCATGAACAAGCTGCGTGTCTTTGCCATGATCATGCTCGAGACCCTCCTGCTGGGACTGGTGGGGGCACCCCTGGGCATCGCCGTGGGCTCGGTTATGATCCGGTGGTATGCCCGCCACGGGCTGGACTTGAGCCGCTATGCGCAGGAAGGCCTCAGCGAGTTCGGCATGTCGGCCGTGATTTTTCCCGACGTCTACCCGGGCATGTATGTCGAACTGGCCGCCGCCGTGCTGATTACGGCCGTCCTGGGCAGCCTCTATCCGGCCTGGAAGGCCGTCCGGCTGCGGCCCGTGGAGGCCCTGCGCAAGCTCTGA